Below is a window of Rhea pennata isolate bPtePen1 chromosome 2, bPtePen1.pri, whole genome shotgun sequence DNA.
CTTTGATGTGCTGTGTTGTACCGCCAGCATCTGGAATGTCACAGCCATCGCCCTGGACCGCTACTGGTCCATCACCCGCCACCTGGAGTACACACTCCGCACACGGCGCCGCATCTCCAACATCATGATTGCCCTCACCTGGGCGCTTTCTGCCTTCATTTCCTTGGCCCCACTGCTCTTCGGCTGGGGAGAGACTTACTCGGAGGACAGTGAGGAATGCCAAGTCAGTCAAGAGCCATCTTACACCATCTTCTCCACCTTTGGCGCCTTCTACCTGCCCCTGTGTGTGGTGCTCTTTGTGTACTGGAAGATCTACAAGGCAGCCAAGTTTCGCATTGGATCTCGGAAGAGCAACTCCATCACTCCCATTACACCAGAAGGCTTAGAGGTAGGTTATCATGGTTGGGTTTTGTTCTAGAGAACTGCTTGTGGCAAATGAactcacaactgccaagaccCCTCTGTGACGGGAAAACCTAAAGTGTGCAAATGAACAGCAATGCAAAGCCATGCGAATCCTGAAGGCTTCCAGGGAAAAGTTGATTGCAAAGCTTGCAAGCCAGTCTTGTGAGTTCTTCTGAGAACCCGTTGGCAACTTGTGTGCATGCAAGATGTAGTTAATGCAACTTTGGGCCAGATTGAGCATCTCGGCTCCACGTGGGCGTGCAGTGACTCACAGAAGTCACCCCATGGAACGCTGAATCAGTGCTCACTAATGTGAGTAAAGGGTCACCATTTCTCCCTCGACAAGGTGTGTGGGGGTGAGGATGGATGGGGTCCTGCCTAAACTGTGGAAGATACCTAGAGAGCAGCTGTGTTTTGGGGGAGGTTGTGTTTGCCCACACAAAAGACACATGCAAAATGTCCTTGTAAATCCTTCCTAATCATGGCTAGATGGAGTCAACTTATCCCTGAGTATGATGCTTGTGCACTGTAAGGATTTCTTGGGTTTTTAGtactcttttttctcttgtcatATTAAGGATTCTTAATGTCACCATGTTCAGAGAAAGCAAGGACACTTTTGTGCATGGCATATGGATGTGTGTCTGTTCTACTGAGCTGACTGTAAATCATAAATACTCTTATTGTGGTCAGTTCTATGTGCACAGATTTCACTACTGTCCTTAGCTTCTAGCTTCACTCAAAAGTAGTTCTGTTGCCAGGAAGTAGAGCGTACAAGCAATCTCCCTTCAATTAGAGTGTAATGTAGATGGCCCACATTTCCCCACAAACTCTGACTATTACTTGCATAATTTGGTTGTATACCTGCTCTGTGGGATGAAATGACTGAGTTGTGTCTGTGTTTGGTAGGTAAAGGAAGCTGCCCAGCAGCCACAGATGGTCTTCAATGTCCGTCATGCTACTGTTACATTCCAGACAGATGGAGACACATGgagagagcagaaggaaaagaaagctgccCTCATGGTGGGCATCCTCATTGGGGTCTTTGTGCTCTGCTGGATCCCCTTCTTCATCACAGAGCTCATCAACCCACTCTGCTCATGCGACATTCCACCCATTTGGAAGAGTATTTTTCTATGGCTAGGAtattcaaattccttttttaatccACTGATCTACACTGCTTTCAACAAAAACTACAACAACGCCTTCAGGAACCTGTTCTTTAGGCagcactgaagaggaaaaagaagctttCTCGCTTCGCCGGGAACCTGATTTCTGTGCTTAATGAATCCTACCAAACTCTTGAGGGAGTTCAAAACCACAGATGATGCTAAAGCTTTATATCCATGGGTCATATCAAAGACCCAGCAATGGTCCCAGTTCCTATGCAGACTCTCTGTCCCAGCTTCTAAGTTGGTTGCTAATTTTCTTGCAAACAGCATGCAAGGGTTTCTCTGGCCAGCAACAAAGCATTCTTCTTCTAGTCCCTGACTGTTTTCCTCCTACCCTCATAGTGACATTCTTGGGACATTTGGTGGCAGTAATGATGCAGAGGAGTCTTGTGGAAAAGAGTCACAGCTGAAACTCTGTTTTGGCCCACTGCTGCCTGgtctttcagaatatttatcaGCCTTCTCCCACATGCAAAGCTGGGACCCTTTGATGTCAAGAGGTTTTGTGATTGTAtacaaaactaaatattttatggtTTGGTTGAAAAGACTGTTTTGTCTTGTCTTTCACAGGTAGAGATTATCAAGTGTTTGCATTTGGGGCATAGAACCCTCagtaagaattaaaaacagactCCAGATGCAAAAGCCTTTTCTCATATCCTTTATCAACAATGGATTGTGCTATTTGCTGTTGCTTTCCACGTAgcaggttttttaaaaatatatttattgtggAAGCTTAATGCATGGGAC
It encodes the following:
- the HTR5A gene encoding 5-hydroxytryptamine receptor 5A, encoding MDRPLNLSCFAAPTLVTGNRSAAPAGLDGGRAHLSVFSVLILTLLAMLVVATFLWNGLVLATILRVRTFHRVPHNLVASMAVSDVMVAALVMPLSLVHELSGRRWRLGRLLCQVWISFDVLCCTASIWNVTAIALDRYWSITRHLEYTLRTRRRISNIMIALTWALSAFISLAPLLFGWGETYSEDSEECQVSQEPSYTIFSTFGAFYLPLCVVLFVYWKIYKAAKFRIGSRKSNSITPITPEGLEVKEAAQQPQMVFNVRHATVTFQTDGDTWREQKEKKAALMVGILIGVFVLCWIPFFITELINPLCSCDIPPIWKSIFLWLGYSNSFFNPLIYTAFNKNYNNAFRNLFFRQH